One part of the Sorangiineae bacterium MSr11954 genome encodes these proteins:
- a CDS encoding AgmX/PglI C-terminal domain-containing protein, translating to MVLDKPVEQPAKVTPSAAGSAPPAPSFNHAQLDEVPPPPPPEPDAGPVKSTRVASSSGTAGCEPKVCAGAVTSELETALAFRAKQAHRCYDQALTQDNTLQGKVQISVRIAPSGNVCNVGVASNDMGTPVVAQCVAGYFKQAAHFPSPKGGCLDTVVPISFVPGGR from the coding sequence ATGGTCCTCGACAAGCCCGTCGAGCAACCGGCGAAGGTCACGCCTTCGGCAGCTGGCTCTGCGCCCCCCGCGCCCAGCTTCAACCACGCCCAGCTCGATGAGGTACCCCCTCCGCCGCCCCCCGAGCCCGATGCCGGGCCGGTGAAAAGCACGCGGGTCGCGTCCAGCTCGGGCACCGCAGGTTGCGAGCCCAAGGTTTGCGCCGGTGCGGTCACGTCGGAGCTCGAGACTGCCCTCGCCTTCCGCGCCAAGCAAGCGCATCGCTGCTACGACCAGGCGCTGACGCAGGACAATACGCTCCAGGGCAAGGTGCAGATCAGCGTGCGCATCGCCCCCAGCGGCAATGTGTGCAATGTGGGTGTTGCCTCCAACGATATGGGCACCCCCGTCGTGGCGCAGTGCGTGGCCGGCTACTTCAAGCAAGCAGCGCATTTTCCCTCGCCCAAGGGTGGCTGCCTCGACACGGTCGTCCCCATCTCCTTCGTGCCCGGCGGTCGTTGA
- the dapB gene encoding 4-hydroxy-tetrahydrodipicolinate reductase: MMSEDTRDGAASRTRVAIVGSAGKMGQALIRLVKEDAELELVAVLDQGDPMSALGAYPGAVAIDFSTPAGTLALAETAPGAGVAIVSGTTGLDDAAVRALEAASRIVPVFTASNMSVGVHVLGVLIERAIAMLGPDFDLELIEAHHRRKVDAPSGTALTLAAIAQSARGGDPRLVHGRHPDVRAARGRDEVGIHAVRGGDVIGDHTLLLLGDGERLELTHRATNRDLFARGALRAARWVAGRGAGRYGMRDLVGE, from the coding sequence ATGATGAGCGAAGATACGCGGGATGGCGCGGCCTCACGCACGCGCGTGGCCATCGTGGGATCGGCCGGAAAAATGGGCCAGGCGTTGATCCGCCTCGTCAAAGAGGACGCGGAGCTCGAGCTGGTCGCCGTCCTCGATCAAGGCGATCCGATGAGCGCCCTCGGCGCTTATCCTGGCGCCGTGGCGATCGATTTCTCGACGCCCGCGGGGACGCTCGCCCTGGCCGAAACGGCGCCCGGCGCCGGCGTGGCCATCGTGAGTGGAACCACGGGGCTGGACGATGCAGCCGTGCGCGCGCTCGAGGCGGCGAGCCGGATCGTGCCCGTGTTCACCGCCTCGAACATGAGCGTCGGCGTGCACGTGCTGGGCGTCTTGATCGAGCGCGCCATCGCGATGCTCGGCCCCGACTTCGATCTCGAGCTCATCGAGGCGCACCACCGTCGCAAGGTCGACGCCCCGAGCGGCACGGCGTTGACCCTCGCCGCGATCGCGCAGTCGGCGCGCGGCGGCGATCCGCGGCTGGTTCACGGCCGCCATCCGGACGTGCGCGCGGCGCGGGGCCGCGACGAGGTGGGCATTCACGCGGTGCGGGGCGGCGACGTCATCGGCGATCATACGTTGCTGCTGCTCGGCGACGGGGAGCGGCTCGAGCTGACGCATCGGGCGACGAACCGCGATCTGTTCGCGCGCGGGGCGCTCCGCGCGGCGCGGTGGGTCGCGGGGCGCGGAGCGGGGCGGTATGGGATGCGGGATTTGGTCGGGGAATAG
- a CDS encoding trypsin-like peptidase domain-containing protein, with product MRPAATVAAQTPSPAQLQASQAEARRLSDAFVNVAERVSPSVVQIDVTSRDENADQVLRWLGRGGGDSPVARGMGSGVVFTPDGAILTNNHVVDEALTINVHLRDGRFLPARLVGRDPETDLAVVKVDAQGLVAAKFADSDTMRVGEWVVAIGSPFGLGYTVTTGVLSAKGRGGIGMNLIEDYLQTDASINPGNSGGPLCDLEGRVVGINTMIVGRGSGIGFAVPSNMARRAAEQILKSGRVERAWIGVGAQDLTPELAAMIKVDPRAGALINGVQDNSPAKRAQIKPGDVIAAVAARPVHDSHDLTREILAHDVGQTLELEVLREGKRYGTKVTLAARPGRPVPPVPVQQQGVPQPGLGLTVRDLTAQQAAQAGLPAKPLPLITGISPGSAADRAGLKTGDVIIEVDGTSEPTSTQVQQAAADGQLLLRVQRRESAFYAALRK from the coding sequence GTGAGGCCCGCAGCCACGGTCGCAGCGCAAACGCCGAGCCCCGCGCAGCTCCAAGCGTCGCAGGCGGAGGCGCGGCGATTGTCCGACGCCTTCGTCAATGTGGCGGAGCGGGTGAGCCCGAGCGTGGTGCAAATCGACGTGACCTCGCGCGATGAGAACGCCGACCAAGTTTTGCGCTGGCTCGGCCGCGGCGGGGGCGACTCGCCGGTGGCGCGCGGCATGGGCTCGGGCGTGGTGTTCACGCCCGACGGCGCGATCCTCACGAACAACCACGTGGTGGACGAGGCGCTCACCATCAACGTGCACCTCCGCGACGGGCGCTTTCTGCCCGCGCGCCTGGTGGGCCGCGATCCCGAGACGGACCTGGCGGTGGTCAAGGTCGACGCGCAAGGGCTGGTCGCCGCCAAGTTCGCCGATAGCGACACGATGCGGGTGGGCGAGTGGGTGGTGGCCATCGGCTCGCCGTTCGGCCTCGGCTACACGGTGACCACCGGGGTGCTGAGCGCCAAGGGGCGCGGCGGCATCGGGATGAATTTGATCGAGGACTACTTGCAGACCGACGCCAGCATCAACCCCGGAAACTCCGGTGGCCCGCTCTGCGATCTGGAGGGGCGCGTGGTGGGCATCAACACCATGATCGTGGGCCGCGGCAGCGGCATCGGCTTCGCGGTCCCCTCGAACATGGCGCGCCGCGCGGCCGAGCAGATCCTCAAGAGCGGCCGGGTCGAGCGCGCGTGGATCGGCGTGGGCGCGCAAGACCTCACGCCCGAGCTGGCGGCCATGATCAAGGTGGATCCGCGCGCCGGCGCGCTCATCAACGGCGTGCAGGACAATTCGCCCGCGAAACGCGCGCAGATCAAGCCGGGCGACGTGATCGCGGCCGTGGCCGCGCGTCCCGTCCACGATTCGCACGATCTGACGCGCGAGATCCTCGCCCACGACGTGGGGCAGACGTTGGAGCTCGAGGTCCTCCGCGAGGGAAAGCGTTATGGAACCAAGGTGACATTGGCGGCGCGTCCGGGCCGGCCGGTTCCGCCCGTTCCGGTGCAGCAGCAGGGCGTTCCGCAGCCCGGTCTGGGGCTCACGGTGCGCGATCTCACGGCGCAGCAGGCGGCCCAAGCCGGGTTGCCGGCCAAGCCGCTGCCGCTCATCACCGGCATTTCGCCCGGATCGGCGGCCGATCGCGCCGGGCTCAAAACGGGTGACGTGATCATCGAGGTGGATGGGACGTCCGAGCCCACGTCCACCCAAGTGCAGCAAGCGGCGGCCGACGGGCAGCTGCTGCTCCGCGTCCAGCGCCGCGAGTCTGCGTTTTATGCGGCGCTGCGCAAGTAG
- the rsmD gene encoding 16S rRNA (guanine(966)-N(2))-methyltransferase RsmD: MRSRPLRAPKGDRTRPTSDRVREALFSILVARIGRTDDGELPFSGDRVLDLYAGTGSLGLEALSRGAAHATFVEEGRDALVALRGNIVELGVAKTTTVLAMSVERATRTRTLGRISKEEQLTLVFADPPYKLVKGGELARALGPIVESDALAPDATVVIEHASGDAAPDVSGLSLEESRRYGDTTVSLYLYRSRNRHVVSP; encoded by the coding sequence TTGCGTTCGAGACCGTTGCGCGCGCCCAAGGGGGACCGCACCCGCCCCACCTCGGACCGTGTCCGAGAGGCACTCTTTTCGATCCTCGTCGCCCGCATCGGACGAACGGACGATGGTGAGCTGCCGTTTTCCGGCGATCGCGTGCTCGATCTTTATGCGGGGACGGGGTCGCTCGGGCTCGAAGCGCTCTCTCGCGGCGCGGCCCACGCCACATTCGTGGAAGAGGGACGTGACGCGCTCGTCGCGCTTCGGGGAAATATTGTGGAGCTTGGTGTTGCCAAGACGACCACCGTCCTGGCCATGTCCGTCGAGCGCGCCACCCGCACCCGCACCTTGGGGCGGATATCCAAAGAGGAGCAGCTGACCTTGGTCTTCGCCGATCCGCCTTACAAGCTGGTGAAAGGTGGGGAGTTGGCGCGTGCCTTGGGGCCCATCGTGGAGTCGGACGCATTGGCGCCGGACGCGACCGTGGTCATCGAGCACGCGAGCGGGGATGCTGCGCCCGATGTGAGCGGTCTCAGCTTGGAGGAATCACGACGTTACGGTGACACGACGGTGAGCCTGTACCTCTACCGGAGCAGAAACCGACATGTTGTATCCCCTTGA
- the truA gene encoding tRNA pseudouridine(38-40) synthase TruA, with protein MSEIEPRGVLLQVAYDGTNFRGWATQKGERTVEETLKGAISAVDARASAPRGTSRTDAGVHAEAQMVAFDAKLPLPPRGWVLAINQHLPDDVCVRAARLVPTGYAPRFSAKLKRYRYRLLLDRIRDPLVMHRAWRIGFELDIEKMRREAAVIVGTHDFAAFRSASDERKETVRTVSRAILEPTDDIHARGRILSIVVEGNAFMHNMVRILVGTLVDIARGRLPEGSMARALEGRERRLAGATAPGHGLTLEATELLLPEEGVSEPWPQ; from the coding sequence ATGTCCGAGATTGAACCCCGAGGGGTGCTGCTGCAGGTCGCCTACGACGGGACGAATTTTCGAGGGTGGGCAACGCAAAAAGGGGAGCGCACCGTCGAAGAGACGCTGAAGGGCGCGATTTCGGCCGTCGATGCCCGCGCCAGCGCGCCCCGTGGAACCAGCCGCACCGACGCCGGCGTGCACGCCGAAGCCCAAATGGTCGCGTTCGATGCGAAGCTGCCGCTGCCCCCGCGCGGGTGGGTGCTCGCCATCAACCAGCACCTGCCCGACGATGTGTGCGTGCGTGCGGCGAGGCTCGTCCCAACGGGGTACGCGCCGCGGTTCTCGGCCAAATTGAAGCGGTATCGGTATCGGCTTCTGCTCGATCGCATCCGGGATCCGCTGGTCATGCATCGCGCATGGCGCATCGGGTTCGAGCTCGACATCGAAAAAATGCGGCGCGAAGCCGCCGTCATCGTCGGCACCCACGATTTTGCCGCGTTTCGCTCCGCTTCCGACGAGCGCAAGGAGACGGTGCGCACGGTATCCCGCGCGATCCTCGAGCCGACCGATGACATTCACGCGCGCGGTCGTATCCTCAGTATCGTGGTCGAGGGGAACGCGTTCATGCACAATATGGTGCGGATTCTGGTCGGCACCTTGGTGGACATCGCGCGCGGCCGACTGCCCGAGGGCTCCATGGCGCGCGCGCTCGAAGGCCGCGAACGCCGCCTCGCCGGCGCCACGGCACCCGGGCATGGCTTGACCCTCGAGGCCACCGAGCTTCTTCTCCCCGAGGAGGGCGTATCGGAGCCATGGCCGCAGTAA
- a CDS encoding GNAT family N-acetyltransferase, whose product MAAVTVRERIVVRAPSPGEGTQIASLWRELWEAHERWGGYPGTRDDRVYARLASRLDEDARVRGGQPVLGRHIHLIAAIHGQVCGQVEGWFERHGAEPRTPFTCEVRSLIVHPRARVLGVGRALLTNLARTASDLARGAPTVLAAEVLEPNPAHSFYQRLGYHPVAWSTRMVVSHEPRVRSGEFVARPAEPQDALALAVLESMLAARRRAAHDERFDRPRAIDATLVGAIAAHLGRRHRDVSEPHELVTVDARGDVRAAASLVISPLDPPFARTRRTILGRFAIDPAREPLPVLAPLIALACRYAIAAEAPTMELTDLTFPGTALYDATVTLGADPWSRIVTRMA is encoded by the coding sequence ATGGCCGCAGTAACCGTCCGCGAGCGCATCGTCGTACGCGCGCCTTCGCCGGGGGAGGGGACGCAGATTGCATCCTTGTGGCGCGAGCTCTGGGAGGCGCACGAGCGCTGGGGCGGATACCCCGGCACCCGCGACGACCGCGTCTACGCGCGGCTCGCGTCGCGCCTCGATGAAGACGCGCGCGTGCGCGGCGGGCAGCCGGTGCTCGGGCGGCACATTCACTTGATCGCCGCCATCCACGGGCAAGTGTGCGGGCAGGTCGAAGGGTGGTTCGAGCGCCATGGGGCCGAGCCTCGAACCCCGTTCACGTGCGAGGTGCGCTCGCTCATCGTGCACCCCCGGGCGCGCGTCCTGGGCGTGGGGCGCGCGCTGCTCACCAACTTGGCACGAACGGCGAGCGATCTCGCGCGCGGAGCCCCCACGGTGCTGGCCGCCGAGGTGCTGGAGCCGAACCCCGCGCACAGCTTCTACCAGCGGCTCGGCTATCACCCCGTGGCGTGGAGCACGCGCATGGTCGTTTCGCACGAGCCGCGCGTTCGCTCGGGCGAGTTCGTCGCGCGCCCCGCGGAGCCCCAAGACGCCCTGGCGCTGGCCGTGCTCGAGTCGATGCTCGCCGCCCGCCGTCGCGCGGCCCACGACGAGCGCTTCGACCGCCCGCGCGCCATCGACGCGACCTTGGTGGGCGCCATCGCCGCGCACCTCGGCCGCCGCCATCGCGACGTGAGCGAGCCGCACGAGCTGGTCACCGTCGACGCGCGCGGCGACGTGCGCGCCGCGGCCAGCTTGGTGATCTCGCCGCTCGACCCTCCCTTTGCGCGGACGCGGCGCACCATCCTGGGTCGCTTCGCCATCGATCCCGCGCGCGAGCCGCTCCCGGTCCTGGCCCCGCTCATCGCGCTCGCGTGCCGTTACGCCATCGCGGCGGAGGCGCCCACCATGGAGCTCACGGATCTGACGTTCCCCGGCACGGCCCTCTACGATGCCACCGTCACCCTGGGCGCCGATCCTTGGTCGCGCATCGTCACGCGCATGGCGTGA
- a CDS encoding carboxypeptidase-like regulatory domain-containing protein yields the protein MTAMGAAGWGCSAPDPGEIGVGPGGKRSGNFDGGAGNPNNGGNGNGNGNGNGGGGGDGGGGGGGGGGGDNAFAGAPAYQAGQTGQPTNNAGHPNGGNPVGLACLDCHGPQNTKKFSFGGTVYKTSGGAPVGAGVEVRLRTPNGDSLSVYTDATGNFYAETATFPALPAGTQVGVRDGTNTKPMVGKLVGADGSCAKASCHQSPGQGKIYLQ from the coding sequence TTGACCGCGATGGGAGCCGCCGGTTGGGGGTGCAGCGCGCCCGATCCAGGGGAGATCGGTGTTGGCCCGGGGGGAAAACGATCCGGAAACTTCGACGGAGGCGCGGGCAATCCAAACAACGGCGGCAATGGGAACGGAAACGGGAACGGCAATGGGGGAGGCGGTGGCGATGGTGGAGGTGGCGGGGGAGGCGGAGGCGGCGGAGACAATGCCTTCGCCGGCGCGCCCGCCTATCAAGCCGGGCAAACGGGGCAGCCCACGAACAACGCGGGCCACCCGAACGGCGGCAACCCGGTAGGCCTTGCTTGCCTCGACTGCCATGGGCCGCAAAACACGAAGAAGTTCAGCTTCGGCGGCACCGTCTACAAGACGAGCGGCGGCGCGCCCGTGGGGGCGGGTGTCGAAGTTCGGTTGCGAACGCCCAACGGGGACAGCCTCTCCGTCTACACCGACGCGACAGGGAATTTTTACGCGGAAACGGCCACATTTCCCGCGCTCCCTGCCGGTACGCAGGTCGGCGTGCGCGACGGTACGAACACCAAGCCGATGGTTGGAAAGCTCGTGGGGGCCGATGGCTCGTGCGCGAAGGCGAGCTGCCACCAGTCGCCTGGACAAGGGAAAATCTATCTTCAGTAA
- a CDS encoding DUF1957 domain-containing protein codes for MPNGYLALILHAHLPFVRHPEHARHLEERWFYEALIECYLPLLDAFDRMADDGVPFALTMSVTPPLAAMMRDPLLCERFEGHLSRLEALTEREMKRLWGDERFAHVATFYREELRRVRGVWERHRGDVIGGLVRHWDAGRIELITCAATHCYLPGMLPAPEGIRPQIELGVRGFEQLVGRKPVGMWLAECAYHPSFDAEIAKAGIRFTLVDTHGVTFARPRPPFGVHAPIVSPSGVAFFARDAESSRQVWSREEGYPGDPYYRDFYRDIGFDLPESELMGEIGGDGARLMTGIKYHRITGKSAHKEPYDPRIARQIAWEHAGNFVYNRGLQIQHLSARVPAPIVVAPYDAELYGHWWYEGPRFLESVFRQLPNTRGEVEAITLRTYLERHPVSVEATPAASSWGAGGYGEVWVGPEAAWSWRHVHHATRYVSWLVQNHRGATGPRGRALDQTIQELLLLQSSDWNFIIKTGTSLKYAESRIRVHVHRLRRLGHLVQTGVIEGDDLAWLEDVSSRDNFFHQLESATLRSPFDQSGQLEQAE; via the coding sequence ATGCCGAACGGATACCTCGCGCTCATCCTGCACGCGCATCTGCCATTCGTCCGACATCCGGAGCATGCGCGGCACCTCGAAGAACGTTGGTTTTACGAAGCGCTGATCGAGTGCTACCTGCCGCTGCTCGACGCCTTCGACCGCATGGCCGACGATGGGGTGCCGTTCGCGCTCACCATGAGCGTCACGCCTCCATTGGCCGCGATGATGCGCGATCCGCTCCTCTGCGAGCGCTTCGAAGGCCATCTCTCGCGCCTGGAGGCGCTGACCGAACGCGAAATGAAACGGCTGTGGGGCGATGAGCGTTTCGCTCACGTGGCCACCTTTTACCGCGAAGAGCTCCGGCGCGTCCGCGGTGTTTGGGAGCGCCACCGGGGCGACGTCATCGGCGGCCTCGTTCGCCATTGGGACGCGGGGCGCATCGAGCTCATAACGTGCGCCGCCACCCATTGCTATTTGCCGGGCATGCTCCCCGCGCCGGAGGGCATCCGTCCGCAGATCGAGCTGGGGGTGCGCGGCTTCGAGCAGCTCGTGGGGCGCAAGCCGGTCGGGATGTGGCTGGCCGAGTGCGCCTACCACCCGAGCTTCGACGCGGAGATCGCCAAGGCCGGCATCCGATTCACCTTGGTCGACACCCACGGCGTCACCTTCGCGCGCCCGCGTCCGCCCTTCGGCGTGCACGCGCCCATCGTATCGCCCTCGGGCGTGGCGTTCTTCGCGCGCGACGCCGAGTCGAGCCGCCAAGTCTGGTCGCGCGAGGAAGGCTACCCGGGCGATCCGTATTATCGGGATTTTTATCGCGATATCGGCTTCGATCTCCCCGAGAGCGAATTGATGGGCGAGATTGGCGGCGATGGCGCGCGCCTGATGACCGGTATCAAGTACCACCGCATCACCGGCAAATCGGCGCACAAAGAGCCTTACGATCCTCGGATCGCGCGGCAGATTGCGTGGGAGCACGCGGGCAACTTCGTCTACAACCGCGGCCTGCAAATCCAGCATCTGTCGGCCCGCGTCCCGGCGCCCATCGTGGTCGCGCCCTACGACGCAGAGCTCTACGGCCACTGGTGGTACGAGGGGCCGCGCTTCCTCGAGTCGGTCTTTCGCCAGCTGCCGAACACGCGCGGCGAGGTGGAGGCCATCACCCTGCGCACCTACTTGGAGCGCCACCCCGTCTCGGTGGAGGCCACGCCGGCCGCGTCCTCGTGGGGCGCGGGAGGCTATGGGGAGGTCTGGGTCGGGCCCGAGGCCGCGTGGTCCTGGCGCCACGTGCACCACGCCACCCGCTATGTGAGCTGGCTGGTGCAGAACCACCGCGGCGCCACGGGGCCGCGGGGGCGGGCGCTCGATCAGACCATCCAAGAGCTCTTGCTGCTTCAGTCGAGCGACTGGAATTTCATCATCAAGACCGGAACCTCGCTCAAGTACGCGGAGTCGCGCATCCGCGTGCATGTGCATCGCCTAAGGCGCTTGGGGCACCTCGTGCAAACCGGCGTCATCGAAGGAGACGACCTGGCATGGCTGGAGGACGTCTCCTCGCGCGACAATTTCTTTCATCAACTCGAGAGCGCCACCCTAAGATCGCCATTCGACCAATCCGGCCAACTCGAGCAGGCCGAGTGA
- the dapA gene encoding 4-hydroxy-tetrahydrodipicolinate synthase produces MSTIDLSGTYTALVTPFRDDGDQSIDWEAFDALIESQIEGGIRGLVPCGTTGESPTLSHHEHEQVVARTVERARGRAQVIAGIGSNSTREAIDLARAAERAGVDVVMGVVPYYNKPTQEGLRQHFLAIAKSVSIPLMIYNIPGRTGIDLSADTLVRIVEQAPNVLATKEATGHVLRTQELSRRLGARLAILSGDDALTLPMVAVGARGVISVTSNLLPREVARATQLALTGSLSEARAAHLALMPVHEAMFLEANPGPVKAALAARGKMKNVVRSPLAAVSEATRAAVVGAVDTYLRGQS; encoded by the coding sequence ATGTCCACAATCGACCTTTCGGGCACGTACACCGCCCTCGTCACTCCTTTCCGTGACGACGGCGATCAGTCGATCGACTGGGAGGCATTCGACGCGCTCATCGAGTCGCAGATCGAAGGAGGCATCCGAGGCCTCGTCCCCTGCGGCACCACCGGTGAGAGCCCCACCCTTTCGCACCACGAGCACGAACAGGTCGTGGCCCGCACGGTCGAGCGCGCCCGCGGCCGCGCCCAGGTCATCGCCGGCATCGGCTCCAACTCGACCCGCGAGGCCATCGACCTCGCCCGCGCCGCCGAGCGCGCCGGCGTGGACGTGGTGATGGGCGTGGTGCCCTACTACAACAAGCCCACGCAAGAGGGCCTTCGCCAGCACTTCCTGGCCATCGCCAAATCCGTCTCGATCCCGCTGATGATCTACAACATCCCCGGCCGCACGGGGATCGATCTCTCGGCCGACACCCTCGTCCGGATCGTGGAGCAAGCCCCCAACGTCCTGGCGACCAAAGAAGCCACGGGCCACGTGCTTCGCACCCAGGAGCTCTCGCGCCGTTTGGGGGCGCGTCTGGCGATCCTGAGCGGCGACGACGCGCTCACCCTGCCCATGGTCGCCGTCGGCGCGCGCGGTGTCATCAGCGTGACCTCGAACCTCCTCCCGCGCGAGGTCGCCCGCGCGACCCAGCTGGCCCTCACCGGCTCCCTCTCCGAAGCCCGCGCCGCCCACTTGGCGCTGATGCCCGTGCACGAGGCGATGTTCCTCGAGGCGAACCCCGGCCCCGTGAAGGCCGCCCTCGCCGCGCGCGGCAAGATGAAGAACGTCGTACGCAGCCCCCTCGCCGCCGTGAGCGAAGCGACGCGCGCCGCGGTGGTCGGCGCCGTCGATACGTATCTTCGTGGGCAGTCGTAG